GCAGAAGTTCTCCATATACTCGACATCTGTTGATCCGGCGGGGGCCCACTTGAGATATAATACTGCAACCTCCTCCACTTCGTACATCATTACCTTTATGGGGTGGTATCCTTCGGTCAGATGAATGGGGACTGACGAGGATTCCGGCGGATGATCTTCCCAGTTGTCGATCAATGGCGTATTCATATCGTCTATCCACAGTCGCGAGCCGTCGTCCGATGTAAGGTTGAAGGTATAGTCATCCTCGGTATCGACGAGGAAGTACCCTTCGTACATTACGCTGAAATACTCGGTCCTCTGGATAAGCGGGTACGGCCAGTTCGGGATGTCGCTCTCATAACCGTATTCTTCGTATCCCCAATCATTTGCAAACCTGAGTCTTTGCGATACGTCTACAACAGGCGTTCCCGCAAAGTTGGTGTTCCTGTAGTAATACCCGGTAAGGCCGGTATTCTCGCACGTGCTTGTCGCCAATACGGAGATGTAAGCCGTTTTCGTCTCGGTGTCGCTCCCGTCGGCGTTGGTCACTGTCAACGAGACCGTAAAGTTTCCGAATGAAGAGTATAAATGAACAGGATTCTCTTCGGTCGAGTTTGTGCCGTCACCGAAGTCCCAGAACCATGAAGTAGGACTTCCTGTAGATTGATCGGTAAACTGAACCGACAGGGGCAGGGGTCCCGAAGTGATATTGGCAGTGAAGTCCGCATCCGGGGGAGACGGAGTTACCCCGTTCACAACGATATATTCTGGTTTTGTCTTGATAGCCGAGCCGTTAGCATTTGATACGGTAAGCGTTACAGTATATCTTCCTTCCCCGTTATAGGTATGAGAGGGGTTTTGACTCGTCGAATTTTTGCCGTCCCCAAAGTCCCAGTACCAGGAAGTAGGACCTCCTGACGACATATCTGTAAAGGAGACGGATAATGAACCAATCCCGCCGCTTCTCGGAGTTCCAGAGAAATCTGCAGATAATACCGAGGTAATTATATATCCCTCTCCGCTTGATGCGATCAGGCTTCCCTGCCCTCCTTTCGTGGATATTAGAAGTATCTGGCTGTAATCACTTTTACCCTCGATTACAAGTGTTTCCCCGACATCCCAGGAATCCCATTCTCCTCCGATCTCATTCCCGCCGTCCTGACCAAGGAGCGTTATTTCAGAGGGAGAATAATCTCTACCGTCCACACGGACAATAAATTCCCCGCTCCTGAGAGAGTCCCCCCCGTTATGATATAAAAGAAGGTCTTCATCGGTAGTATCGGGGATCAATGACAGGCTGGGAATTTCTGTAGGAGTACTCTGGCCCGTGATAAATACGCCCACCATGGCGATTCCCACGACAACAAGAGAGATCATTAATACTACACCGATGAGCTCTGAAACGGCCTCATATCTTTGGATTTCATCAATCTCGATGTCGTTTCTCTTCAGAGTGCATCAACCCCGGAACAATATTGAATATGACTGAACAAACCAGTGAAAAATATTTAACAATTGACACAGGCAATTCAGTAACACCAGTATAGTGTATTCTAACTATTCATAGATATTTAAATGCGTTGTGTTGCTTCAGGCTCGTTAGGAAATAACCTGGAGATGATTCCTGGAAGCCGGCCGGAAATTTCTGCAATTATGTTCCTCTTTTCCGTCATTCCTGCCGAACTATAAACAAACCACCGGTTTTCAGGAACAGGTCCAGCCATAAAAAAAGACTTAATCAACCGAGGATCATATCAGGGATTTCAGAAAAAAAGAAAATTATTCAAAAAGAGACTAATTTCCAAACGGGTAATCTTCCGGATCGCTGATATAATTGGCAATGTTCCTGAATTCGACATCTGTTCCATAGTCGACATAGAACCCGTCTCTTGCAATAACTACTCCTTCAAAATAACTACCATGGAAAGTGACCCTCCCGTAAGGAGCGAATAAAACACCCGTTACATGATAGGCCCATTGGTTCACATAAATATTAATATCCCCACCAGATACAATGACAATATTTTCTGCGCTGTTATAATAATAAACTACAGTCGAATAGCTGTTATCGTCATATATTTTTATTCCGCTTACCAGAGAAGAAGTGTTGACATAATTATGATTGTCATACCATTGCTCTGATCTTGTATCAGGAATTGGAATTTCAAGGAATACGGGCATTGAAAAATCCGGGACAGAAGCCACAGGATGACATTTGTTAAGGATATAATTAGAGCATCCGCCTAGATTTGAGAGCGAGCCGGTATAATAGATAGATACGCCGTTGTCAATATTTGGACACCATCCACCAGGTTCGGCCAATACCACATTCCCATCAACATAGATATCATCGGACACATGACCACCGTTCAAATGCAGATCTCCTTTGACATGCGCCTCTCCGTCGATGTTGCCATTATTGAAATAAAGATCTCCGTCAGTATAGAGAACTCCAGAAATACCAGTATATAGCACGACATTTCCACCTACATAGATCTCATCGCCATATACCCTGCTATTACCAGTAAGATCCAGATTGTCTGTAATATATATTA
This window of the Methanolacinia paynteri genome carries:
- a CDS encoding PKD domain-containing protein, yielding MKRNDIEIDEIQRYEAVSELIGVVLMISLVVVGIAMVGVFITGQSTPTEIPSLSLIPDTTDEDLLLYHNGGDSLRSGEFIVRVDGRDYSPSEITLLGQDGGNEIGGEWDSWDVGETLVIEGKSDYSQILLISTKGGQGSLIASSGEGYIITSVLSADFSGTPRSGGIGSLSVSFTDMSSGGPTSWYWDFGDGKNSTSQNPSHTYNGEGRYTVTLTVSNANGSAIKTKPEYIVVNGVTPSPPDADFTANITSGPLPLSVQFTDQSTGSPTSWFWDFGDGTNSTEENPVHLYSSFGNFTVSLTVTNADGSDTETKTAYISVLATSTCENTGLTGYYYRNTNFAGTPVVDVSQRLRFANDWGYEEYGYESDIPNWPYPLIQRTEYFSVMYEGYFLVDTEDDYTFNLTSDDGSRLWIDDMNTPLIDNWEDHPPESSSVPIHLTEGYHPIKVMMYEVEEVAVLYLKWAPAGSTDVEYMENFCLDDYCTVPTADFEADVTEGSAPLTVNFTSLSAGCADSWLWDFGDGETSTDQNPEHVYTSPGIYNVSLRASNAMGYDIEEKTDYITVIESRSDILLNTHRPFYLTSGSELEFNVTGYYSYLYFRGSSVNLPVGTNVRIVLRDDQDGSIYSNSGRISTLEFDDVNLYINGVRSSGHGSLSNTEVSGFSDMHSTLSIVVPYPGYSVQTYLVVDGTEILPWSPTETPEVHINNMYPNSGNLFQLSSSATYLMCSADSYELIEPVVAEFTVSPNSGSRYSTTFYFTDESEGDPTSWEWDFDDGQTSTEQNPTHVYTYTSSGWKNVMLTVANSNGSDSVTHYIYIY